One Burkholderia vietnamiensis LMG 10929 genomic window, GCCCCGACGTGCGCGATTGCCGTGCGTCGTGCGCAGGGCCGGTCCGCGCGGACCGGCCGCTGCGGATCTACGAAAGCATCGCCACGCGAGCGGCTCGGCTCCCGCTCGCATCGACTTCCGGCGAAGCACCGAGGGCCAAGTCCTCAGCGCGCGGCGACGCGTCCGATCCTGAATACCCCGACCACGTCGCGCAGCGTGGTCGCTTGCTGCGCCATCGCCTGCGCGGCTGCCGACGCCTGCTCGACGAGTGCCGCGTTCTGCTGCGTAACCGAATCCATCTGGCCCACGGCGACATTGACCTGCTCGATACCCGTTCCCTGCTCGTCCGAGGCCGATGCGATTTCATTCATGATGTCGGTCACTCGCCGCACGGATTGCACGATATCCGACATGGTCGAGCCCGCGCGTTCGACCTGCTGGGACCCCAGCGCCACGCTCTCGACCGAACCCGTGATGAGGTCCTTGATCTCTTTCGCCGCATTCGCGCTGCGTTGCGCCAACGTGCGAACCTCGCCGGCCACCACCGCAAACCCGCGCCCCTGCTCGCCCGCACGCGCGGCCTCGACTGCCGCGTTCAGCGCGAGAATGTTCGTCTGGAACGCAATTCCTTCGATCACGGCAATGATTTCGGCGACTTTGCCGGAACTGCTCGAAATGGCGCGCATGGAGTCGACCACCTCGTTCACCACTTCGCCGCCGCGCATCGCGACCTCGCAGGCGCTGCCCGCAAGCGCATTCGCCTGCTTCGCGTTTTCCGTATTCTGACGAACCGTCGCGGTCAGCTGCTCCATGCTGGCCGCCGTTTCCTCGAGCGAAGCCGCCTGCTCTTCCGTTCGCTGCGAGAGATCCAGGTTCCCCTGCGCGATTTCGCCGGCCGAAGTCGTGATCGATTCCGCGGTCGACTGAATTTCCGACACGATGCCGCTCAGTTGCCGCCGCATCGATTCGAGCGACGCCATCAGGCTGCCGCGATCATTCGGCGCGACCGGCACCGGTGCTTCGAGATTGCCTTCGGCAATACGTCCGGCCACGGCCGCGGCGTCGGCCGGCTCGCCGCCCAGCGACCGCATGATGCCGCGCGTGATGACGGTTCCCAGCACGATCGACAGGATGACGGTGATGACGCCCGCTGCCGCGAGCGTCACCTTGGTCAACGCAGTCAAGCTGGCCACCTCGCCTGAACGTTGATCGAGCAGCGACTGCTCGGCCTCGTTCAACTCGGCGGCTACCGCTCGATAGCGATCCATGAACTGCTTGTCGTCGCCCTGCTTGAAGTAGTCGATCAGCACGTTGACAGGCTGCGTACCGGCATTGACATCACGCCGCATCGCGATCAGCTTGTCGTCGACCTCCGCCACCTTCCGATGCATGTCGCGCAGCGTCTCGAGACGGCGCTGTTGCGCGGCATTGTCGGATGTGAGGCTGCGCACGACGTCGAACGACTTGGCGAACTGCCTGAGGCCGGCCTTATAGGGCTCCAGAAAGCGGTCGTCTCCCGCGGCCACGTAGCCGCGCACGCCCGTCTCCATGTTGACCATGCTGGTCAACATGTCGTCGTTCGCTCGCAGAACCTGATAACTATGAACGTTCCAGCCGTTCGCCTGGTTCAG contains:
- a CDS encoding methyl-accepting chemotaxis protein, translated to MGSMTVGRKLAAAFGIVVLIALIGSAISIVNFLKLNQANGWNVHSYQVLRANDDMLTSMVNMETGVRGYVAAGDDRFLEPYKAGLRQFAKSFDVVRSLTSDNAAQQRRLETLRDMHRKVAEVDDKLIAMRRDVNAGTQPVNVLIDYFKQGDDKQFMDRYRAVAAELNEAEQSLLDQRSGEVASLTALTKVTLAAAGVITVILSIVLGTVITRGIMRSLGGEPADAAAVAGRIAEGNLEAPVPVAPNDRGSLMASLESMRRQLSGIVSEIQSTAESITTSAGEIAQGNLDLSQRTEEQAASLEETAASMEQLTATVRQNTENAKQANALAGSACEVAMRGGEVVNEVVDSMRAISSSSGKVAEIIAVIEGIAFQTNILALNAAVEAARAGEQGRGFAVVAGEVRTLAQRSANAAKEIKDLITGSVESVALGSQQVERAGSTMSDIVQSVRRVTDIMNEIASASDEQGTGIEQVNVAVGQMDSVTQQNAALVEQASAAAQAMAQQATTLRDVVGVFRIGRVAAR